Proteins encoded in a region of the Streptomyces sp. NBC_01298 genome:
- a CDS encoding amino acid ABC transporter permease, producing MDVLTENFSLYGKGFLGTVELTVYASLLALVLGFLMASFRVAPVGSFRVFGTVWVTILRNTPLTLLFFAVLLGLPRFGLVLPFQLFAVLALGCYTSAFICEALRSGINTVPKGQGEAARSLGMSFGQTLGTVVLPQAFRSVIPPIGSTLIALAKNSAIAGAFSVTELLGTYKTLNELGYSIIWTFVWIAVGYLIITLSISALFNVLEKRFGVAR from the coding sequence ATGGACGTACTCACCGAAAACTTCTCGCTCTACGGCAAGGGATTCCTCGGCACCGTGGAACTCACGGTCTACGCCTCCCTCCTGGCCCTGGTCCTCGGTTTCCTGATGGCCTCCTTCCGCGTCGCCCCCGTCGGCTCCTTCCGGGTCTTCGGCACCGTCTGGGTGACCATCCTGCGCAACACCCCGCTCACCCTGCTCTTCTTCGCCGTCCTGCTCGGCCTGCCCCGCTTCGGCCTGGTCCTGCCCTTCCAGCTCTTCGCCGTGCTGGCCCTGGGCTGCTACACCTCGGCCTTCATCTGCGAGGCCCTGCGTTCCGGCATCAACACCGTGCCCAAGGGCCAGGGCGAGGCGGCCCGCAGCCTCGGCATGTCCTTCGGCCAGACCCTGGGCACCGTCGTCCTGCCCCAGGCCTTCCGGTCCGTCATCCCGCCCATCGGCTCCACGCTGATCGCGCTCGCCAAGAACTCCGCGATCGCGGGGGCGTTCAGCGTCACCGAGCTGCTGGGCACGTACAAGACCCTCAACGAGCTGGGCTACAGCATCATCTGGACCTTCGTCTGGATCGCGGTGGGCTACCTGATCATCACCCTGTCCATCAGCGCGCTGTTCAACGTGCTCGAAAAGCGCTTCGGAGTCGCCCGATGA